The bacterium genomic interval GCCAGCAGCACGCCCAGGGCGACCTGGACAACACCCTGCTCTTCGCCGACCTGCGCTGGCGCCTGCCCGCCCGCCTGCCTGGCGCCTGGATGCTGTCCGGCGAGCTGGCCGTGGACGACTACACCCTGGGTGAGTGGGGCCGCGCGCTGGAGGGACAGCGCACCGCCTCGCGGATCGCCCTCGACGGCTGCCCGCTTCCCGTCTGGCGGCGCGGGGACGGCCGCATGGGCGGCATGAGACTTGGCTCCCTGGCCCTGCCCGGGCTGGGCTGGCTGGGGATCCAGCACACGCGGGCGCGGCCCTACTTCGGCGCACATCGCTGGCAAGTCAGCCAATGGAGCCACGGCCGTGCCTCCCTGGGACCCTTCGAAGACCCCAACACGCGGGCCACGGAATGGCGCTGGCGCCATGAATGGAATGCCGACCGGCCCCTCGTCTTGCCCGGCCTGCGTGCCGATCCCCTCATCCTGATTTCGGCGAACCACTTCCATCTGGTGCATGGCGCCAACCCCATGGGACGCAATGTGGGGGGCGACCGTGGATTGGCCCATCGGGAGGGAATGGACGCGGATGAGGCGCCCTTCCTGGCCGGGCATCTGGAGAAGCGCCGCGGCATGGAGCTGGGCTGCTCGATGGGCCTGCTTCTGGCGACCACGTCCGGCCGCGATCTGGGCGTGCTCCGGCTGGAGGCGGACTGGATCCAGTGGCGGCGCGAGGGGGAGGAGGCCGCCACCCGGGTCGAAGGCCTCAGCTCCTGGCGGCTGAGCTGGGCGCGCCCCTTCTAAGCCGCGTCACGCTTTGCCACATTGCGGCCCGTCCTTTACCCCGTGGTGTAATTGGCAACACCTCAGGTTTTGGTCCTGATGTTCCTGGTTCGAGTCCGGGCGGGGTAGTAGGGACACGCCATGGCGTGTCCCTACGTCCAGCAGTCGCTGTCCCATCCCTCGCAGCGGGCTCGCACCTGGAAGACCCGCGTCATGGGCGGATCCGCCGCCACCATCCATTCCAGCTCCCCGGTCGTGGCCAGGACCGTGGCCCCACCCCAGGGCGAATCCAGCTCCAGCACATCGTAGACCAGGGCGCCGGGCACAGCCGTTCACCACAGCCTGAGTTGGGGGTCTCCGGCTCCCGTCACCAGCTCGATGATCAGTCGCAGCGCGCCTTGACCCTGAAGGCGCCCACCTGGTCGCCGCTGGCCGGCCCGGTCCAGATGGTGTCGCTGGTGATGGCCAGGCTTTGCCCCCGACCCCAGGGCGTCTCCAGCAGCAGGATCTCATAGACCCCGGCACCCGGCACCGGCGTCCAGGACAACTGCAGGAAGGGCTCCTCCGCCACGACGAGCACCCCGGCGCCAAGCGACGGCACGGCCAGGGTGGGGCAGGGACCCCACAGACGGACGGAGTCCAAATGGGTCCGCTCGCTGGTGCCGGCGCCGTACTCGGCCACGATGTAAAGCGCTTCAAGATCAGCCATGATGTCCGCGAACAGCGCGTCGTTCACCGGGCCGCCTCCTTCCTGGCGAAAGGTGGCGGCGGTCAATGGCACGCTGTAGGTGGTCCACTGGACACCCGGCACGGCAATGTCGCCCAGCAGGGTGTGGTCCGGACTGGCCAGGATGACCAGGGCCTCGTCGCTGTAATCCTGCTGGGTGGAGCGCAGGGCGAACTCCAGACGACCTCCCACATAGTGCTGGGCGTTGTTCAAGGCCTCGGCCGGCATGCAGAAGGCGAAAGTGTTGGGGCCGGGATCGCTGCGGAAGACCTGACCGCCCGGGAAGCCTTGGGCGGAACTGTGCGATAGACTTGTATAAGCGAGGGGCGGATGGTAGGGTCCGCCCTGGGTCAGGTCGGCCACCAGCCAGCCCTCCGAGTCCGAGTCAAAGCCCCAGGCCTGGACCGCCTCCGCCCCTTTGCCGACCAGCAGCAGCATGGCGCCGATGCCGACCACCTGAATCAAGCTCTGCCTCATGGTCCCCCCTATTGCTGTATTGACGTTCCCATCACAGCTGGGGGGAGCAAAGGGCGCGCCATTTGCCGCACTCAATATCCTGTTGAGTTTCAATCACTTTCTCTTGCCGAAGGGCTGACGCGGCGGACAATTGATCACGACTGTCGGAATTTGGACAATACTTCGGGGCCAAGCCAACGCTTATTCCCTTCTTGGCATAGTCAAAGTGTAGCGAATACATAAACTGATCTGATCGCCTCGCATGGGGACGGTGCTCGCGTAGGGTTCTTGATGACTGCCACGGGGGGCGCCTGGGCATGAGGCAAGCTCAGGCAGGGAGGATGTTTCGAACTGGGGACCCGGTGGTCCAGCATGGCAGGTCCTGCCACGGCGTGGCCGGACCCGCCGACGGAGGAGGAAGGCCACGGCTCCCGCTAGACCGCCTCCGGGATCGATCAGGCCGGCGCCGGGCGCAGGATGACGCCGCTGCGGCTGCGCGCGTTCATCAGCACACAGAGCGGCTGCTCCAGACGAAGGTGTCGGACGTGACCCCGCTCCTGAAAGGTCGGCTGTCCCAGCAGCCAGTCCCAGTCCAACTCGCCCTCCCCTTGCTGCGGATTGACGGTGAAATAGCCGATCCCCAGCGCCGTCAGGTTCTGGAAGAAATGCGAACCCTGGGATGGCGTGACGATCAGGTCGCGGAAACCGGCCTCGACGATGACCCGCACCCCCGAGATCTGATCCCAACTGACCGGGATGCCCAGCCACGGATCGGAGCTGCCCCAGCGCCCCACGCCCACCAGCAGGAAGGGGCGCTGCTCCTGGACAAGCGTGCGGTTGAAGTCGCCCACGGCAGCCGCCACCTCGCGGCTGTGGCGACGCTCGAAGCGTTCCACGTCCACCACCAGCAGGTCGTGGATGTCGTCCAGGCGACCCGCGCCCAGCACCGAGCTGCTTCGGCAGATGACCCGGGCGGGATCCACCTCCAGGTTCAGCTCATCCAGCTCCTGGGAAAGGACCATGGGCCGCATCTGGAGGACGCTGAACTCCATCGTCTCGCCGCCCGTAGGGAAGAGATTGACGGCGAACTCCAGCTCGACGGGCCGGCTCATGCCACGGGAGCCCACCCGCAGCAGACGGGAGATGATCTCGGCCAGCGGGAAGAGATCGTGCTTGAGGACGGGCGCGAAACTGACGAAGCGGGCCCCCGGCCGCGACAGGCCGTCGTAGACGGCGTCGTTCTCCGGGCTGTAGACGGATCCCACCCAGGCCAGGGTGCCGTCCCGCTCGGCCTGGTCCAGCTCAAGCGTCTCAAGCTCCGTGCCTTCGGTGGCGCCCACATGGCTGTCCCCGGTGAGGCGCAGGGCGTAGAACTGCTTCTGCCCGTACTGCAGCGCCTCGCCGGCGTGCATGAACATGCCAAGATGGCGCGGATAGCGGGGACAGAAGCGCACCGTCTCGGCGCCCTCGGAGACAAGATGGCCCAATCCAAGAGCCACGCTGGCCACCCCGTCTCGATCCATGGCCGGCGCTGTTGGATAGAAGTTGGTCGAGCGGGCCGTGCCGCTGATGGCCGGGTAGAAGTGGTCGCCATGGCGCGCCCCCTGCAGGCGCTGGATGATGACCGCCATCTTTTCCTCCTCCATGCGGTAGGGCGTGGAGCGCATGTAGCTCTTGGCCGCCTGGCAGTAGGTGGACGCGTAGACCAGCTTGATGGCGTCGATCAGCTCGCGCAGGCGCTGCTCGTGGTCCGCGGAGCTGTTGGGCAGCATGATGGTGCGGTAGATGCCGGCGAAGGGCTGGTACTGGCTGTCCTCCAGCAGGCTGCTCGAGCGCACGGCGAGCGGCCCGTCGAGCAGTTCGACCACGTGGCGCAGGTCGATCTGGAAGAGCGGCGGGAAGATGGCCGCCAGGAAGCGCTGGCGGATCTGCTCGTCGACGTCGCAGTCCAGGGCGAAGTCCTGCAGGTCGCCCAGCTCCACGAACTGGTCGAAGACCTCCGTGCAGAGCACGACGGCGGGGGGGATGGCCACGCGGATGCCCGGCCAGCGCTCCCCCAGGTCGCCCAGGGAGAGCAGGTGGCGCACGAAGGAGAGGCCCCGCGCCTTGCCGCCCATGGAGCCTTTGCCGATCTGGGCCAGGCTGTTGCGCGGATCGAAGGTCTCGGGATGGAATTCGCTGACGATGCCGCGCGTGCGGTCCAGGCGGTAATCGCCCAGGGCCTCGATCAGGTAGTGGCGCATGGCTTCCAGCGAAGGGAATTCGTTGACGCGGCGCGGCTCCAGCAGGCGCGAGAGGCCGAACTCGGTGCGCGCCTTCAGCCACTTCGAGAAATGGCCGCGCTCGGCATGGAAGCGCAGGCTCTCCTCGGGCACCGTCTCCAGGGCGCGCTCCAGGGCGTGCAGGTCCCGCGCCCGGCCGATGGGCGTGCCGTCGGGCAGGCGGAAGACGAAGTCCCCGAAACCAAAGTTGTCCCGCATGAAGCCGCGCACGTCGCGCAGGAGGTTGCGGCTGTTCTTGCGCACCGCCCCCACCCCCAGCTGCTCGCCCAGCTCCAGCACGTGGGGTTGGTTGGACTGCAGGAGGATGGGCAGCTCCGGGCTGCGGGCGCGCACCGCCCGGATCAGATGCAGGCCGGCGTCGGGGTCCACCTCCCCGGCGCGCGGGAACTCGAGGTCGGTGATGATGCCCAGCAGGTTCTCCCGGTGCGCCTCGAAATCGCGCCAGGCCTCCTCGTAGGTGCGGGCCAGGAGGATCTTGGGCCGCGCCCGCATGCGGATCACCTTGTGGGCCAGGTTTAGCCCCTCGTCCATCAGCCGGTGGGCCTGCTGGACGATCTCCTTGTAGATGGCGGGCAGATAGCTGCTGTAGAAGCGGACGTTGTCCTCCACGAGGATGACCGACTGGACGCCCATCACGCGGGAGTCCTGCTCCACGTTGAGGCGGTCCTCCACCAGCTTGACGATGGCGATGAGGATGCGGAAATCTCCCTGCCAGACGAAGACATGGTCGATCAGGTCCGCCTCGGGGCCCCCCAGCAGCGGGGCGAGGTGCCGGGCATCGTAGGCCAGAAGGATGACCGGGATCGTGATGCCCGCCCCGCGCAGCTCCCGCACCAGCTGCAGGACATGCATGTCGCCCACGTTGACCGTGAGCAGGATCATGTCGCAGGGCTGCCCCGCCTTGAGGGTCTCCAGGGCCTTGCCGGCCCGGGAGACGCGGGTGATCTTGGGGGCGTGCACCAGGTTGAGACTGGCGAATTCGCTGGCGATGAGATCCTGCAGCTGGCCGTCCTGGGCCAGTAGGAAGGCGTCGTAAAGGCTGGCGACGAGCAGGATCTCCGACACCCGGTGCTGGATCAGCTCCTGGAAGCCGGCGATGTGGTCGAAGCGGTTGCGGGTCATGAAGGCTCCTCAGCAGACCTGAAGGTTGCATCGGCCGGGAGCAAGGTAGCACGAGGACGGGGCCGGACCTGCCTGGTCCCTCCGTGCGCTCATGGCCGGCCGGCGAATTCCAGGCGGTTGCCGTCGGGATCGGCCACGGCGAACATGGCGAAGGCGGGGCTGAACTCGATGTAGGGCATCAGCACATGCAGACCGGCGGCGGAGAGGGCCGCCCAGCCGGCCCTGACGCTCTCCAGGCCGAAGCAGGGGCAGATCTCGGCGGAGGGCGGCTCCGGCTCCATGTCCCGGGGGGCGCGCCCCGCCTCCAGGTAGAGCGTGGCCCCGCCGCCTTCCAACAGCAGGCCGGGCGGCATCCCGCCCGCCTCGGTGAAACCGAAATGCGTCGTGTAGAAGTCGCGGGCGCCGGCCAAGTCGCTGACGTAGACGGCCAGGACGTGGAGCTGGGTGACCTGGACGGTGGACATGGCATTCCCTCAATTCAAGCAGGCGCATGGATTGTCCCCGGTGATGGCGCCGGATCACCCCCGCGGATGAGAACTGAAACGGCGCCCTCCTGGCGGGGGGCGCCGTCGGGTCATGCCCTGGATGATCCTTACACGATGCCCTGGTCCATCATGGCGCCCGCCACCTTGAGGAAGCCGGCGACATTGGCGCCCACCACGTAGTTGCCCGGCGAGCCGTACTGCTCGGCGGCCGCGTAGCAGGCCTCGTGGATGTTCTTCATGATGCGGTGCAGGTGGCCGTCCACCTCTTCGCGGCTCCAGCTCATGCGCAGGCTGTTCTGGCTCATCTCGAGGCCGCTGGTGGCCACGCCGCCCGCGTTGGCCGCCTTGCCCGGGGCGAAGAGGACCTTGTGGGCGTGGAAGTGCTCGACCGCCTCCGGCGTGCAGGGCATGTTGGCCGCCTCGACCACGGCGATGCAGCCGTTCTTGACCAGGGCCTTGGCGCTGGCGCCGTCCAGCTCGTTCTCGCAGGCGCTGGGCATGGCGATGTCCACCTTGACTTCCCAGGGGCGCTTGCCGGGCACCCATTGGCAGCCGAACTTGTCGGCGTACTCCTTGGCGCTCTTGCGGTAGACGGCCCAGAGCGTGCTCATGTAGACGAGCTTCTCGCCTTTGATCCCATCCGGGTCGTGCACGTAGCCGTACTCGTCGCCCAGGGTGACGACCTTGCCGCCCAGCTCGTTGATCTTCTCGACGATGAAGGTGCCCACGTTGCCGTAGCCCGAGATGGACACGGTCCTGCCCTTGAGGTCCTGGTCCTTCTTCTTCAGCATCTCCTCAAGGAAGTAGACGGCGCCGTAGCCCGTCGCCTCCGGGCGGATCAGGCTGCCGCCCCAGGCGATGCCCTTGCCCGTCAGCACGCCCGTGAACTCGTTGCGCAGGCGCTTGTACTGGCCGAACATGAAGCCGATCTCGCGGCCGCCCACGCCGATGTCGCCCGCCGGCACGTCCGTGTTGGGGCCGATGTGGCGGGACAGCTCGGTCATGAAGCTCTGGCAGAAGCGCATCACCTCGTTGTCGCTCCGTCCTTTGGGCTGGAAGTCGCTGCCGCCCTTGCCGCCGCCCATGGGCAGCGTGGTGAGGGCGTTCTTGAAGACCTGCTCGAAGGCCAGGAACTTGAGGATGCTGAGGTTGACGGTGGGGTGGAAGCGCAGGCCGCCCTTGTAAGGGCCGATGGCGCTGTTCATCTCGATGCGGAAGCCGCGGTTGACCTGGACCTTGCCCTGGTCGTCCACCCAGGGCACACGGAACATGATGACGCGCTCGGGCTCCACCATCCGCTCGAGGATGGCGTTCTGCTCGAACTCAGGATGCCGGGCCAGCACGGGCTCCAGGCTCATGAGCACCTCTTCGACCGCCTGGTGGAACTCAGGCTGTCCCGGATGGTTGGTCTTCACTCCATCCAGTATTTTGCTGATATACGCACGGCTCACGGGTCTCTCCTTTAATTAACCCGTTGAACTACAGGCTCTTGCGAGCCCACCACCCATCACGCCCCCCGAGCGGGGGTTCGTTAAGCGAAGAACAGGCGAGCTTCACGCATCGTCTGTCCGGTTCACCAATGAAAGTAGTTCCGTGGTACGGCGGGTGCAAGCTTGGGCCCGCGCTTCCACGCCCCGCCACGGCTTTCCAGCGGTCTGGCCCCCAGCCGCCCGGCCCCAAGGGCTCCACCCTCAGGCCAGCAGGCCATCCCGTCGCAGGAGGGCGTCCGGATCCGGCTTGCGGCCGCGGAAGGCGACGTAGAGGTCCATGGGATGGGCGCTGTTGCCCCGGGACAGCACGTTGGCCCGGAAACTCTCGGCCGTGGCCGGGTTGAAGATGCCCTCCGCCTGGAACTGCTCGAAGGCATCGGCCTCCAGCACCTCGGCCCACTTGTAGCTGTAGTAGCCGCTGGAGTAACCGCCGGCGAAGATGTGGCTGAAGGCCGGGCTGCTCGCTGTCCCCTCGACCAGGGGCAGCACGCGGGTGGAGGCCAGCCGCTCGCGCTCGAAGTCCGCCACGTCGCCCACCTCGCCCGGATCGTTCAGGTGCCAGGCCATGTCGAGCAGGGCGAAGTTGAGCTGGCGCAGGCTGGAGTAGCCGGCCTGGAAGCGGCGCACCTTCTTCACTTTCTCGATGAGGTCGGCCGGGACGGGATCGCCCGTCTGCCAGTGCCCGGCGAAGAGGGCGAGGGCATCCGTCTCGGTGATCCAGTTCTCCATGATCTGGCTGGGCAGCTCCACGAAATCCCAATAGACGCTGGTGCCGCCCATGGATTGGTAGCGGCACTCGCTGAGCAGGCTGTGCAGGGCGTGGCCGAACTCATGGAACAGGGTGCGCACCTCGTCCAGGCGCAGAAGGGAGGGCTGCTCCCCGGCCGGCGGCGTGAAGTTGCAGACGATGGCGACGTGGGGCCGGGTCATTTCCCCGCGCCAGGTGCCCTGATCGCGCAGGGTGGTCTGCCAGGCGCCGCCTTGCTTGGTGTCCCGCGGGAAGAGGTCCACATAGAAGAGGCCCACCAGGGCGCCGTCGCGGCTGACGCGGAAGACGCGCACGTCCTCGTGCCAGGCCGTCACGTCCCGCCGCTCCTCGAAGCGCAGACGGTAGAGGCGGCCGGCCACCTGGAACATGCCCTCCAGCACTTTCTCCAGCGGGAAGTAGGCGCGCAGCACCTCCTCGTCGAAGTCGAGCTGCTGCTTCTTGAGCCGCTCCGACCAGTAGGCGAAATCCCAGGGCATCAGCTCGGCCGGACCCCCTTCGGCGCGGGCCAGCTCCGCCACCTGGGCCACGTCGCGCTCCGCCGCGGGACGGCTGGCCGCCAGCAGGCGGTCGAGGAAGCTCATGACGGTGGGCGGGTCGCAGGCCATGCGCTCGGCCAGCACATAGGCGGCATGGCCCGGGAAACCCAGCAGGGCGGCCCGCTCGTGGCGCAGGGCGACCGAGCGCTTGAGCAGGCCCTGGTTGTCCAATTCGCCGCCGTAGGCCCGGCCGTTGTAGGCGCGCCAGACCTGCTCGCGCAGGTCGCGGCGGGCGCTGTAGGTCATGAAGGGCACCATCGAAGGTGCCTGGAGGGTGACCACCCAGCCCTCCTTGCCCCGCTTCCGGGCCTCCTGGGCGAGGCCGGCCCGCACCGTCTCGGGCAGGCCGACCAGCTCCTCCTCCGTGCCCAGGTGCAGGTCCCAACCGTTGGTGGCCTTGAGCACGTTGCGGGAGAACTGCGGACTCAAGGTGGACAGCTCCTGGTCGATGGCGCGCAGGCGCTCCTGCTTGTCCATGGGCAACAGCGCGCCGTTGCGCGTGAAGCCCAGCCAGGTCTTCTCCAGGAGGCGATCCGACTCGGGGTCGAGGCCCAGGGCGGCCCGCTGCCCGTACACGGCCTGGATGCGGGCGAAGAGGGCGGGGTCAAGGCTCAGGTCGCTGGACAGCTCGGCCAGCTTGGGGCTGATCTGCTCGGCCAGGGCTTGGTGCTCGGGTGTGCCGTGGGCGCCGAAGAGCACGAAGTAGATGCCGGCGACCAGGTCCAGATCCTCGCTGGCCCGCTCCAGCGCGACGATCGTGTTGGCGAAATCGGGCGGGGCGGGGTTGGCCTTGATCTCCTCCACCTTGGCTCGCGTGCGGCGGAGGCCCTCCTCGATGGCGGGCAGGTAGTGCTCCGTGGCGATGCCCTGGAAGAGAATGCTCTTGAAGTCGTCGGCCGCGACCTGGAAGGGCGCGAAGGGGTCGGTCAGGTGGGTCATGGGGCTTCCCGTCTATCTGGTGTTCGATGCGTGACTATAGATGCAGGGCACGGCCGTCCACCGCCAGGGCCGCCTCCTTGATGGCCTCGGCGTAGGTGGGGTGGGCGTGGCAGATGCGGGCCAGATCCTCCGCCGCCGCCTTGTACTCCATGGCGACGACCGCCTCGGCGATGAGATCCGCCGCCCGCGGGCCGATCATCTGCACGCCCAGGATCTCGTCGGTGGCGGGGTCGGCCAGGATCTTGACGAAGCCCTCCTTCTCCCCCGCCGCCCGGGCCCGCCCCAGGGCGATGAAGGGAAAGCTGCCCGCCTTGTAGGCCCGGCCCTCGCGCTTGAGATCGTCCTCGGAGCTGCCCACCGCCGCCACTTCGGGCCAGGTGTAGACAACGCCGGGAATGAGGCGGTGGTCGAGCTGGGGCTGCTGCCCGGCGATGCGTTCGGCGACGCAGACGCCCTCCTCCTCCGCCTTGTGGGCCAGCATGGCTCCGCCGATCACGTCCCCGATGGCCCAGATGCCCGCCACCCGGGTCCGCAACTGGCCGTCCACCGGGATGAAGCCCCGTCCGTCCGTCTTCAGGCCGGCCGCCTCCAGCGCCAGGCCCTCCGTGTTGGGCCGCCGGCCGATGGCGACCAGGCAGTAGTCCGCCTTCAGCTCCAGCTCCTTGCCCTTGGCCGAGGTGGCCTTGACCAGCACCTCGCTCCCCAGGTTCTCCACCTGGCTGACGCGGGCGCCCAGGTGGAAGGCGAAACCCAGCTTCTTGAGGCTGCGCTCCAGCTCCTTGCCCAGGTCGGCGTCCATGGCGGGCAGGCAGCGCTCGAGCGCCTCCAGCACCTCCACCCTGGTGCCCAGCCGGGCGAAGACGCTGCCCAGTTCCAAGCCGATCACACCCGCCCCGATCACCAGCAGGCGCTTGGGGATCTCCGGCAGCTGGAGCGCTTCCGTCGAGGAGATGACGCGCTCCTTGTCGATGCGGCAGAAGGGCAGATCCAGGGGCTTGGAGCCGGTGGCGATGACGATGTGGGCGCTCTCGATCTCCACCGTCCCGCCCGCCCCCTCCACCGCCACCCGGGTGGGCGCCAGGAAGCGGGCGACCCCGTGCAGGCGCTGGATCTTGTTCTTCTCGATCAGCTTGTCGATGCCCAGGGCGGTCAGCTGCACGACCTTGTCCTTGCGCGCCCGCATGGCCGGCCAATCCACCGAGAGCTTGTCCAGGCGGATGCCGTGCCCGGCGAAGGCCTTGGCCGCGTGGTGGTAGTGTTCGCTGGAGTCCAGCAGCGCCTTGGAGGGGATGCAGCCCACGTTGGTGCAGGTGCCGCCCAGGCGCTCATGTTTCTCGACCAGGGCCACGGAGAGGCCCAGCTGGGCGCAGCGGATGCCGGCCACATAGCCGCCCGGGCCGCCCCCGATGATGGTGACGTCAACTCTCAACCCGTCGCCTCCTTGCGTTCATCCTGCGGGGCCACCGGGCTCCCCGCCTCCTCCCGCCGCCTCCCTCAGACCTTGAGCAGAAGGCGGACGGGTTCCTCCACCAGCTCCTTGATCCGCTTGAGGAAGCCCACCGACTCCCGCCCGTCGATGAGGCGGTGGTCGTAGGACAGGGCCAGATACATCATGGGGCGGATCTCCACCCGGCCCGCCACCGCCACCGGCCGGTCCTGGATGGCGTGCAGGCCCAGGATGGCGCACTGGGGCGGATTGAGGATGGGCGTCGAGAGCAGGCTGCCGAACACGCCGCCGTTGCTGATGGTGAAGGTGCCCCCCGTCATCTCCTCGATGGTGATGCGGTTCTCCCGGGCCCGGGCGGCCAGGCGGGCGATCTCCTCCTCCAGCCCCTCGAATCCCTTGTCCTGGGCGTCGCGGATGACCGGCACGACCAGGCCCTTGGGCGCGCTGACGGCGATGCCCAGGTCCACGTAGCCCGGCTCCACCAGCTCCGTCCCCTCCAGGCGGCTGTTGACCATGGGAAATTCCTGGAGGGCGCGCACGGCGGCGGCGGCGAAGAAACTCATGATGCCCAGGTCGACCTGGTGCAGCTCGCGGAAGCGCTCGCGCCAGGCGGCGCGCAGGGCCATGACGGCGCCCAGGTCCGCCTCGTTGAAAGTGGTGAGCATGGCCGTCTCGCGCCGCACGGCCACCAGGCGCTCGGCCAGTTTCTGGCGCAGGGTGCTGACCGTCGTGCGCGTCTCCCGCCGCGTTTCCGCCCCGGCCGTGCGCTCTGCGGCGGACACCGGAGCCGCGGCGGGCGTTGGCGGAGCATCGGCGAGGCGGTCCCGGGCGGTCTGCACGTCGTCCTTGGTGATGCGTCCCCCCGGTCCGCTGCCCGCCACCTGCCTGGGTGTGAGGCCCCGTTCGGCCATCAGTTTGCGGGCGGCGGGCGAGCGGGCCGGCGCCCCGGCCGCAGGCCCTTCCGGCGCGATGGCCGTGGAGGCTGGCGTCGTGGCCAGGGCGGCCGCCTCGGCCATGCTGGGGCGGGTCGGCGGAGCGGCGCCGTCGGCCTCGATGTGGCCGGCCACGGCGCCCACCGCCAGGGTGCTGCCCGCCGCCGCCGCCACACGCAGCACGCCGGCGGCGGGGGCGGCCACCATCAGGGTGGCCTTCTCCGATTCCAGCTCCAGGATCTCCTCGTCCGCCTCGACCGGCTCGCCGTCGCCTTTCAGCCAGGCGGCGATGGTCACTTCCTGGATGGACTCCCCCGGACTGGGCACGCGGATTTCCACCGTCATGGCTCCTCCTGTCTCAGGCAAAGGCCCGATCAATCAGCATCCGTTGTTCGGCCCGGTGCCGGCGCGCCATGCCGGTGGCGGTGGCGGCGGCGGCGCGGCGGCTCACCAGCTCCAGCGGCCGCAGGCGGAAGACCCGTTGCAGCCAACTCCAAGCGCCCATGTTCTCCGGCTCCTCCTGCACCCAGATCCAGCGCTCCGCCCCGGACCAGCGGTCCAGCGCCCCGGCCAGGCGGGCGGTGGGCAGCGGGGCCAGCTGCTCCAGGCGCAAGATGGCCAGATCCCGCCGTCCTCCCTCGCGCCGGGCCGCGTCCAGTTCGTAGTAGAGCTTGCCGCTGCAGAGCAGAACGCGGCGGACCTGGCCCGGATCGGCCTCCTCGTCGTCCAACACGTCCCGGAAGGCCGTCCCCGGTCCGAAGTCGGCCAGCGGGCTGACAGCGGCGGGGTGGCGCAGCAGGCTCTTGGGCGAGAGGACGATGAGCGGCACGCGGAAGGGCCGCTTCAATTGCCGCCGCAGCAGATGGAAGAAGTTGGCCGGCGTGGTGGCGTTGGCCACCTGCAGGTTGGCGCCGGCGCAGAGCTGCAGGAAGCGCTCGGGGCGGGCGCTGCTGTGCTCGTGGCCCTGCCCCTCGTAGCCGTGGGGCAGCAGGCAGACCAGCCCGCTGTGCTGGTGCCATTTGGTCTCGGCGCAGCTGATGAACTGGTCGAAGATGATCTGGGCGCCATTGGCGAAGTCCCCGAACTGGGCCTCCCAGATGGTCAA includes:
- a CDS encoding laminin B domain-containing protein, with amino-acid sequence MRQSLIQVVGIGAMLLLVGKGAEAVQAWGFDSDSEGWLVADLTQGGPYHPPLAYTSLSHSSAQGFPGGQVFRSDPGPNTFAFCMPAEALNNAQHYVGGRLEFALRSTQQDYSDEALVILASPDHTLLGDIAVPGVQWTTYSVPLTAATFRQEGGGPVNDALFADIMADLEALYIVAEYGAGTSERTHLDSVRLWGPCPTLAVPSLGAGVLVVAEEPFLQLSWTPVPGAGVYEILLLETPWGRGQSLAITSDTIWTGPASGDQVGAFRVKARCD
- a CDS encoding PEP/pyruvate-binding domain-containing protein, with product MTRNRFDHIAGFQELIQHRVSEILLVASLYDAFLLAQDGQLQDLIASEFASLNLVHAPKITRVSRAGKALETLKAGQPCDMILLTVNVGDMHVLQLVRELRGAGITIPVILLAYDARHLAPLLGGPEADLIDHVFVWQGDFRILIAIVKLVEDRLNVEQDSRVMGVQSVILVEDNVRFYSSYLPAIYKEIVQQAHRLMDEGLNLAHKVIRMRARPKILLARTYEEAWRDFEAHRENLLGIITDLEFPRAGEVDPDAGLHLIRAVRARSPELPILLQSNQPHVLELGEQLGVGAVRKNSRNLLRDVRGFMRDNFGFGDFVFRLPDGTPIGRARDLHALERALETVPEESLRFHAERGHFSKWLKARTEFGLSRLLEPRRVNEFPSLEAMRHYLIEALGDYRLDRTRGIVSEFHPETFDPRNSLAQIGKGSMGGKARGLSFVRHLLSLGDLGERWPGIRVAIPPAVVLCTEVFDQFVELGDLQDFALDCDVDEQIRQRFLAAIFPPLFQIDLRHVVELLDGPLAVRSSSLLEDSQYQPFAGIYRTIMLPNSSADHEQRLRELIDAIKLVYASTYCQAAKSYMRSTPYRMEEEKMAVIIQRLQGARHGDHFYPAISGTARSTNFYPTAPAMDRDGVASVALGLGHLVSEGAETVRFCPRYPRHLGMFMHAGEALQYGQKQFYALRLTGDSHVGATEGTELETLELDQAERDGTLAWVGSVYSPENDAVYDGLSRPGARFVSFAPVLKHDLFPLAEIISRLLRVGSRGMSRPVELEFAVNLFPTGGETMEFSVLQMRPMVLSQELDELNLEVDPARVICRSSSVLGAGRLDDIHDLLVVDVERFERRHSREVAAAVGDFNRTLVQEQRPFLLVGVGRWGSSDPWLGIPVSWDQISGVRVIVEAGFRDLIVTPSQGSHFFQNLTALGIGYFTVNPQQGEGELDWDWLLGQPTFQERGHVRHLRLEQPLCVLMNARSRSGVILRPAPA
- a CDS encoding VOC family protein, producing the protein MSTVQVTQLHVLAVYVSDLAGARDFYTTHFGFTEAGGMPPGLLLEGGGATLYLEAGRAPRDMEPEPPSAEICPCFGLESVRAGWAALSAAGLHVLMPYIEFSPAFAMFAVADPDGNRLEFAGRP
- the gdhA gene encoding NADP-specific glutamate dehydrogenase, whose protein sequence is MSRAYISKILDGVKTNHPGQPEFHQAVEEVLMSLEPVLARHPEFEQNAILERMVEPERVIMFRVPWVDDQGKVQVNRGFRIEMNSAIGPYKGGLRFHPTVNLSILKFLAFEQVFKNALTTLPMGGGKGGSDFQPKGRSDNEVMRFCQSFMTELSRHIGPNTDVPAGDIGVGGREIGFMFGQYKRLRNEFTGVLTGKGIAWGGSLIRPEATGYGAVYFLEEMLKKKDQDLKGRTVSISGYGNVGTFIVEKINELGGKVVTLGDEYGYVHDPDGIKGEKLVYMSTLWAVYRKSAKEYADKFGCQWVPGKRPWEVKVDIAMPSACENELDGASAKALVKNGCIAVVEAANMPCTPEAVEHFHAHKVLFAPGKAANAGGVATSGLEMSQNSLRMSWSREEVDGHLHRIMKNIHEACYAAAEQYGSPGNYVVGANVAGFLKVAGAMMDQGIV
- a CDS encoding M3 family metallopeptidase — encoded protein: MTHLTDPFAPFQVAADDFKSILFQGIATEHYLPAIEEGLRRTRAKVEEIKANPAPPDFANTIVALERASEDLDLVAGIYFVLFGAHGTPEHQALAEQISPKLAELSSDLSLDPALFARIQAVYGQRAALGLDPESDRLLEKTWLGFTRNGALLPMDKQERLRAIDQELSTLSPQFSRNVLKATNGWDLHLGTEEELVGLPETVRAGLAQEARKRGKEGWVVTLQAPSMVPFMTYSARRDLREQVWRAYNGRAYGGELDNQGLLKRSVALRHERAALLGFPGHAAYVLAERMACDPPTVMSFLDRLLAASRPAAERDVAQVAELARAEGGPAELMPWDFAYWSERLKKQQLDFDEEVLRAYFPLEKVLEGMFQVAGRLYRLRFEERRDVTAWHEDVRVFRVSRDGALVGLFYVDLFPRDTKQGGAWQTTLRDQGTWRGEMTRPHVAIVCNFTPPAGEQPSLLRLDEVRTLFHEFGHALHSLLSECRYQSMGGTSVYWDFVELPSQIMENWITETDALALFAGHWQTGDPVPADLIEKVKKVRRFQAGYSSLRQLNFALLDMAWHLNDPGEVGDVADFERERLASTRVLPLVEGTASSPAFSHIFAGGYSSGYYSYKWAEVLEADAFEQFQAEGIFNPATAESFRANVLSRGNSAHPMDLYVAFRGRKPDPDALLRRDGLLA